The Thermoleophilaceae bacterium genome includes a window with the following:
- a CDS encoding GAF domain-containing protein → MIVESWQRVLATGLEPIDVLPSIEADPSETRERWLEHPLGLLSHVLVEPLQLLAEESNSVVQVTDPSGLTLYLGGPEWLKARAAEMNLVEGARCSETVNGTNGVGTALATGHPVQVFAFEHFSHHHREWVCSGAPIHDRVSGRLVGVLDLSSPWRVAHPRSLELVTNAARAAEQCLLEGRRDHDARLRRRYGDLARKTGDLLVNREGYPLTGDDLAHATPLDIPENGGEIDMGDGSLAVAEPLGRGEAYLVRALGPRRARAARGEALERAEERAGEVESGMPGSRAGERLSAYLDAAIDCVIMADESGRIVEFNPAAERTFGYSRKEALGRTMAELIVPPSLRERHSTAFDRFVKIREGSMLGRRVELTGMRADGSEFPVELALSQVETEPVLICGAMRDISAAKQAESRLREMAEEQAALRQVATLVAHESSPERLLAIVVEQVARVFDVPLARLIRYEPTAALVVGAFSESDDEPFPIGSRWQLDTPGLLATIRHTGRAARVEDYAQAPGDGADAVRAAGMRSAVGSPIVVGGRVWGAIVLLSPQSASLPEDTGARLADFTDLVGTALANAESRAALTQLADEQAALRRVATLVAREASPVDLLATVTEEVARVLGVEAVGLLRFETDGTATLVAQSDTPWDPPPLGTSFTLQGENVVTTTFRTGEAARLDDWSTATGPVAEMAQVLGIRSSVATPIVVEGRVWGTLIAVTSQSDPLPRETDSRIAKFTELVATAIANTESRAALAASEARARNLAGEQAALRRVATLVAEGASSDELFAAVAREAAAVLNVPVVALQRYESDRTFTMVAIVGETKFKVGSRWPVEDEGLAGMILATGRPARREDYTTMPGPLGAALRDGGLVSVVGVPIVVDGSIWGFMTAGGRPGRPTPDGTEGRLARFTELVATAIADSQAREQVAQLAFEQAALRRVATMVARAPESEQLFSTVAREVASVLDVPGVIVTRYEPDGTAVTVGEAFGPDLAGAERFLGIGTPMPPDPGTLTALVLETQDPARVDDLSTSPGTVGEVARAAELGSGCAGPIVVNGAVWGKMCVFSRVGTVLPAGTEDRLHDFVELIATAIANYEARGELAASEARARELADEQAALRRVATLVARGVSPEEIFSAVTNEMGRLFDSPQAYVGRFEPDGSAMVVVGVSDGIRGISLGSRWELEDYMASTRVFRTGRPVRVVWDDFEHISGPMADVLRKIGAVSSVGAPIVVEGQQWGFVTVTDTNKRLPVNAEMRLEKFAELLATAIANAQSRAELAASEARARGLAAEQAALRRVATLVAKGAKGDAVFSAVAHEVAHVFGVQHVTVCRYEPDAILVLSAFEDPEPTGAPPPFPAGRRLPLDDSSLPGSIHRTGKPARIDDFTGSHDLAAVARQAGFTAAVGVPIVVDGTVWGAINIASTNNESLLPDAEDRLARFTDLVATSVSNATMREELAGSRARIIAAGDDARRRIERDLHDGAQQRLITLTLALRRANAKLPEGADELHADLTRVAEGMTTAVDELRELSRGIHPSILTEGGLSPALKALGRRSPVRVKLDIGFEQRLSDHVEVAAYYTVSEALTNASKHANATRVWVSLRIDHDMLRLSIRDDGVGGADPNRGSGLTGLRDRIEALGGRIKIESPSGNGTLIEVEIPIGEPADRDHEPGELLSQVMTPGSPS, encoded by the coding sequence ATGATCGTCGAGTCGTGGCAGCGGGTGCTTGCCACGGGCCTCGAGCCGATCGACGTACTGCCCTCGATCGAGGCGGACCCGTCCGAGACTCGGGAGCGCTGGCTCGAGCATCCGCTTGGTTTGCTCAGTCACGTGCTCGTGGAGCCCCTCCAGTTGCTGGCCGAGGAGTCCAACAGCGTGGTCCAGGTGACCGATCCGTCTGGGCTCACCCTCTACCTGGGTGGCCCGGAGTGGCTGAAGGCGCGGGCTGCCGAAATGAATCTCGTCGAGGGCGCGCGGTGCAGCGAAACGGTCAACGGCACGAACGGCGTCGGCACGGCGCTGGCCACGGGTCACCCCGTGCAGGTGTTCGCCTTCGAGCACTTCAGCCATCACCACCGCGAATGGGTTTGCTCCGGCGCTCCGATACACGACCGGGTCTCGGGCCGACTCGTCGGGGTACTTGATCTTTCAAGCCCCTGGAGGGTCGCCCACCCTCGAAGCCTGGAGCTCGTGACCAATGCCGCCAGAGCGGCGGAGCAGTGCCTTCTGGAGGGCCGGCGGGACCATGACGCCCGCCTCAGGCGTCGCTACGGCGATCTCGCGAGGAAGACCGGCGATCTGCTCGTCAACCGAGAGGGCTACCCGCTTACCGGCGACGACCTGGCCCACGCGACGCCGCTCGACATTCCTGAGAACGGTGGCGAGATCGACATGGGCGACGGGTCGCTAGCCGTTGCGGAGCCACTGGGTCGGGGCGAGGCCTATCTCGTCCGCGCGCTGGGCCCACGTCGGGCCAGGGCAGCGCGGGGCGAGGCGCTCGAACGGGCCGAAGAGCGCGCCGGGGAAGTCGAGAGCGGCATGCCTGGCTCGAGGGCGGGGGAGCGGTTGAGCGCATATCTGGATGCGGCCATCGATTGCGTCATCATGGCGGACGAGTCAGGCCGGATCGTCGAATTCAACCCCGCCGCCGAACGGACTTTTGGCTATTCCCGTAAGGAGGCGCTGGGGCGGACGATGGCCGAGTTGATCGTGCCGCCTTCGCTTCGCGAGCGCCACAGCACCGCCTTCGACCGCTTCGTGAAGATCCGCGAAGGGAGCATGCTCGGACGCCGGGTGGAGCTGACTGGCATGCGCGCCGACGGCAGCGAATTTCCTGTCGAGCTGGCGCTGAGCCAGGTCGAGACCGAGCCGGTTCTCATCTGCGGCGCGATGCGCGACATCTCTGCGGCGAAACAGGCCGAAAGCCGTCTTCGCGAAATGGCCGAGGAGCAGGCCGCCCTGCGGCAGGTGGCAACCCTCGTGGCCCATGAGTCCTCTCCTGAACGCCTCCTCGCGATCGTTGTCGAGCAAGTAGCGCGGGTCTTCGACGTCCCATTGGCCAGGCTGATCCGCTACGAGCCGACAGCCGCGCTCGTGGTAGGTGCCTTCAGCGAGAGTGACGACGAGCCATTCCCGATCGGTTCGCGCTGGCAGCTCGACACGCCCGGCCTGCTGGCAACGATCCGGCATACCGGCCGAGCCGCGCGCGTCGAGGACTACGCGCAGGCGCCCGGCGACGGCGCGGACGCGGTTCGGGCGGCAGGGATGCGCTCCGCGGTCGGGAGTCCGATTGTCGTCGGAGGACGCGTGTGGGGCGCGATCGTGCTGCTCTCGCCGCAAAGCGCATCGCTCCCCGAAGACACGGGGGCGCGGCTCGCAGACTTCACGGACCTCGTGGGGACGGCGCTCGCGAATGCCGAGTCGCGCGCCGCGCTCACGCAACTCGCTGACGAGCAGGCGGCGCTGCGGCGCGTGGCAACACTCGTAGCCCGCGAAGCCTCGCCGGTCGACCTCTTGGCAACTGTCACGGAAGAGGTGGCGCGAGTCCTGGGCGTGGAGGCCGTGGGGCTACTTCGCTTTGAGACCGACGGAACGGCCACGCTCGTCGCGCAGTCGGACACCCCGTGGGACCCGCCGCCGCTGGGCACAAGCTTCACGCTGCAAGGCGAGAACGTAGTTACCACGACGTTTCGAACGGGAGAGGCCGCCCGCCTGGACGATTGGTCGACGGCTACCGGCCCGGTCGCCGAAATGGCGCAAGTCCTGGGCATTCGTTCGAGCGTCGCCACTCCGATCGTCGTCGAAGGGCGGGTGTGGGGCACGCTGATCGCCGTCACGAGCCAGAGCGACCCTCTTCCGCGAGAGACCGATTCGCGGATCGCGAAGTTCACCGAGCTGGTGGCCACCGCAATCGCGAATACCGAGAGCCGCGCCGCGCTCGCCGCCTCTGAAGCACGCGCTCGCAACCTCGCCGGAGAGCAGGCGGCCCTGCGCCGAGTCGCGACGCTTGTCGCCGAGGGCGCGAGCTCCGACGAACTGTTCGCCGCCGTCGCCAGGGAGGCCGCGGCCGTCCTCAATGTGCCTGTGGTGGCCCTGCAGCGTTACGAGTCTGACCGGACGTTCACGATGGTGGCCATCGTCGGCGAGACGAAGTTCAAGGTCGGCAGTCGTTGGCCCGTAGAGGACGAGGGGCTCGCCGGGATGATTCTCGCCACCGGGCGCCCGGCGCGGAGGGAGGATTACACGACGATGCCGGGACCGCTGGGCGCTGCCTTGAGAGACGGCGGGCTGGTCTCGGTAGTCGGCGTCCCGATCGTCGTCGACGGCTCCATCTGGGGGTTCATGACCGCTGGCGGGCGCCCGGGGAGACCGACGCCCGACGGCACCGAGGGGCGTCTCGCCCGATTCACCGAGCTGGTCGCGACCGCGATCGCCGACAGCCAGGCCCGCGAGCAGGTAGCGCAGCTCGCCTTCGAGCAGGCGGCGCTGCGCCGGGTGGCCACGATGGTCGCCCGCGCGCCGGAGTCGGAACAGCTCTTCTCCACCGTTGCCCGAGAGGTCGCATCCGTCTTGGACGTGCCCGGCGTGATTGTCACGCGCTACGAACCCGACGGAACGGCAGTAACGGTCGGTGAGGCATTTGGGCCTGACCTTGCGGGCGCGGAGCGATTCCTCGGCATCGGTACGCCGATGCCACCGGATCCTGGAACGCTCACCGCTCTGGTCCTCGAGACGCAAGACCCGGCGCGAGTCGACGACTTATCGACATCTCCGGGAACAGTCGGTGAGGTTGCGCGGGCGGCGGAGCTCGGTTCCGGTTGCGCGGGTCCGATCGTGGTCAATGGGGCCGTTTGGGGCAAGATGTGCGTGTTCTCGCGGGTGGGGACCGTACTTCCCGCGGGAACCGAGGATCGCCTCCACGACTTCGTCGAGCTCATAGCCACGGCGATTGCGAACTACGAGGCGCGCGGCGAACTGGCGGCGTCCGAGGCGCGTGCTCGCGAGCTGGCCGACGAGCAGGCGGCGCTCCGGCGGGTGGCCACGCTGGTGGCCCGTGGGGTCAGCCCCGAGGAGATCTTCTCGGCCGTCACCAACGAAATGGGGCGCCTGTTCGACTCCCCGCAAGCGTACGTGGGGCGCTTCGAACCCGATGGATCGGCGATGGTCGTTGTCGGTGTGAGCGACGGCATCCGCGGGATCTCGCTCGGGTCGCGCTGGGAGCTCGAGGACTACATGGCGTCGACCCGAGTCTTCCGGACCGGTCGTCCCGTGCGCGTCGTGTGGGACGACTTCGAACACATCTCTGGCCCCATGGCCGACGTCCTTCGCAAGATCGGCGCCGTCTCATCTGTTGGCGCCCCGATCGTCGTCGAGGGGCAGCAATGGGGCTTCGTGACGGTCACGGACACGAACAAACGCCTCCCTGTCAACGCGGAGATGCGCCTCGAGAAGTTCGCCGAACTCCTCGCGACTGCGATCGCGAACGCTCAGAGCCGTGCCGAGCTCGCCGCCTCTGAAGCACGCGCTCGTGGCCTCGCTGCAGAGCAAGCCGCCCTGCGCCGAGTCGCGACGCTCGTCGCCAAGGGAGCGAAGGGCGACGCCGTGTTCTCGGCCGTGGCGCACGAGGTCGCGCACGTATTCGGCGTGCAGCACGTGACGGTGTGCCGCTACGAACCCGACGCGATCCTGGTCCTAAGCGCCTTTGAGGACCCGGAGCCGACCGGCGCTCCACCGCCTTTCCCAGCCGGCCGCCGCTTGCCGCTCGACGATTCCAGTCTCCCCGGCTCGATCCACCGCACCGGCAAGCCAGCGCGCATCGACGATTTCACTGGTTCCCATGATCTTGCCGCCGTGGCGCGGCAGGCGGGTTTCACGGCCGCGGTCGGCGTCCCGATCGTTGTCGATGGAACCGTCTGGGGCGCCATCAACATCGCATCGACGAATAACGAGAGCTTGCTTCCGGACGCGGAGGATCGCCTCGCCCGCTTCACGGACCTTGTCGCGACGTCGGTCTCCAACGCAACGATGCGCGAGGAACTCGCCGGGTCACGCGCGCGCATAATTGCGGCCGGCGACGACGCGCGCCGCCGCATCGAGCGCGACCTGCACGACGGAGCACAACAACGACTCATCACCCTCACGCTCGCGCTCCGCAGGGCCAACGCGAAGCTTCCCGAAGGAGCCGACGAACTACACGCCGATCTCACCCGCGTTGCGGAGGGTATGACGACTGCCGTCGACGAACTCCGTGAGCTCTCGCGCGGCATCCATCCGTCGATCCTCACGGAGGGCGGTCTCTCGCCGGCGCTGAAAGCACTCGGGCGCCGCTCTCCCGTCCGCGTCAAGCTCGACATCGGCTTCGAGCAACGCCTGTCGGATCATGTCGAGGTCGCGGCTTATTACACCGTCTCGGAGGCGCTCACCAACGCGTCAAAGCACGCGAACGCCACGCGCGTGTGGGTTTCCCTCCGTATCGATCACGACATGCTCCGTCTTTCGATTCGCGATGATGGTGTGGGCGGCGCGGACCCCAACCGAGGGTCCGGACTAACCGGGCTGAGGGATCGGATCGAGGCGCTCGGAGGACGGATCAAGATCGAGAGC